TCCTCGCTCGCGGCGGCGGCTCCATCGAAGACCTCTCCGGCTTCAACGACGAGTCGCTCGCCCGCGCCATCGACGCCTCTGAGATCCCCATCGTCTCGGCCATCGGCCACGAGACCGACTTCACCATCGCCGACTTCGTAGCCGACCTCCGCGCCCCCACACCCTCCGCCGCCGCCGAACTCGTCACCGCCGCGCAACATCGTATCGAAGAGCGCATCGACGCCCTCATGGCCCGCATCCACCGCGCCGGACGCTTCCATATCCTCTCCGCCCGCCAGCGCTACGCCCGCCTCTCGTCGGAGTCCGTCCTCAACCGCCTCCGCGATAGCATCAGCCGCCGCGATCAGCGCATCGACGAGCTAAGCCTTCGCCTCGAGGCCGCCGCCACGCGCCGTCTCCGCATCAACACCCAGCGCTTAGCCACACTCACCGAACGCCTCCGCCGCCAGAACATCTCCATCCGCATCGCCGCCACCCAGCGCCGCCTGCAGACTGCGACCGAGCGCCTGCTTCGCACCGCTACCCGAACCGTCTCCACCAATCAAGCTCGCCTCAGTCGCTCCACCACGCGCCTCGAAGCGCTCTCACCGCTGGCCGTTCTCTCGCGAGGCTATGCGCTCGTCTACGCTGAAAACGGCATCCTATTAAGATCGGCTGCAGACACCTCCCCAGGAGAAACCATCCGAGCCCGCCTGGCCGAAGGCACACTGACCGCAAAAGTATCGGACAATAAGTAGGACAACAAGACAACGGAGAACTGTAAGACATGAAGAAGCTCTTTGGAACCGACGGCATCCGTGGCGTTGCCGGTCAGCCTCCCCTCGACGGCCCCACCGTCCACGCCATCGGCCTCGCTCTCGCGCACACGCTCAAAGCCACAACTCCCTCGCCCCGCGTCCTGCTCGGCATGGACACCCGCGAGTCCAGCGACTCCATCGCAGCCATCCTCACCGCCGGACTCACCGCCGGAGGAGCCACAGTCGAAAGCGCCGGCGTCATCACCACACCTGCCGTCGCTTTCCTCACCCACACCCATCGCTTCGCTACCGGCATCGTTATCTCGGCCTCGCACAATCCCTGGCAGGACAACGGCATCAAGCTCTTCGGCCCCGACGGCTTCAAGCTTCCCGACACCACCGAGCTTGCCATCGAAGACGAGATCTTCCGCCACCTCGAAACAGCCGCCGCACCCTCTAACTCCATCCCGCAAGCACCCCCCGTCAACGAAGCCGACCGCGCCGAATACATCCGCTTCCTCCTCGCCGCCGTTCCCGGCCTCTCGCTCGACGGCAGGCGCATCGTCGTCGACTGCGCCAACGGAGCCGCTTCTTCCGTCGCCCCCCAGCTCTTTGCCGGACTCGGCGGTGAAGTCGTAGTCACCCACGCCAGCCCCGACGGCTTCAACATCAACGAATTCTGCGGAGCCCTTCACCCCGACGTCGTAGCCGCCGAAGTCGTCACCCAGAAAGCCTCCATGGGCATCACCTTCGACGGCGACGCCGACCGCGCCCTCTTCGCCGACGAGAACGGCCGCGTCGTCAACGGCGACGCCGTCCTTCTGCTCGCCGCCCGCGACCTGCAGCTCCGCGGCCTGCTCACCAACGACACCGTCGTCGCCACCACCATGTCCAACATGGGCCTCGAAGCCGCGCTCAAGCGCAGCGGCATCGCCATGCTTCGCGCCAACGTCGGCGACAAGTACGTCCTCGAGCAGATGCTCTCCACCGGGGCCGCACTCGGCGGCGAACAGTCCGGCCACATCATCTTCAACGGCCGCAGCACCACGGGCGACGGCCTGCTCACCGCGCTCCTCGTGCTCGACACCGTCCATCGCAGCGGCAAGACCCTCAGCGAACTCGTCGCCGACCTCAAGGTCTTCCCCCAGGTCATCGTCAACGTCAAGGTCCGCGAGAAGAAGCCTCTCGAAAACATCGCCCCCGTAGCCGAAGCCATCCGCGCCGCCGAGCAGGAACTCGCCGACTCCGGCCGCGTCGTCATCCGCTACAGCGGCACCGAAGCTCTCTGCCGCGTCATGATCGAAGCCGAATCCGAACCGCTGATGCGCCACCACGCCAACACCATCGCCGACGCCATCCGCGCCGAGCTAGGCGTCTGAAATTGTTGCAGCGTAGCTTCCTTTGTTTTGTCATTCCCAAAGGGAATCTGCGTTTTGCTCA
This region of Edaphobacter dinghuensis genomic DNA includes:
- the glmM gene encoding phosphoglucosamine mutase, translating into MKKLFGTDGIRGVAGQPPLDGPTVHAIGLALAHTLKATTPSPRVLLGMDTRESSDSIAAILTAGLTAGGATVESAGVITTPAVAFLTHTHRFATGIVISASHNPWQDNGIKLFGPDGFKLPDTTELAIEDEIFRHLETAAAPSNSIPQAPPVNEADRAEYIRFLLAAVPGLSLDGRRIVVDCANGAASSVAPQLFAGLGGEVVVTHASPDGFNINEFCGALHPDVVAAEVVTQKASMGITFDGDADRALFADENGRVVNGDAVLLLAARDLQLRGLLTNDTVVATTMSNMGLEAALKRSGIAMLRANVGDKYVLEQMLSTGAALGGEQSGHIIFNGRSTTGDGLLTALLVLDTVHRSGKTLSELVADLKVFPQVIVNVKVREKKPLENIAPVAEAIRAAEQELADSGRVVIRYSGTEALCRVMIEAESEPLMRHHANTIADAIRAELGV